ACTTATATTACTATTCCTTCCATACGGATCCCTCCAGACTCGAACTCAAGCGCTGCGGTCTTAGGATCTTTCGTCGACGAAGAGAGCTCTTTGAGTTTGTAGTATCGTGGTCGTTTGTTTGAAGGGGAATTAATGATATAAGTACCTCAGCATTGTTTTGGATCAAACTAAATCAAACATAGCTTGAGGTTTTTTTCGTTAGTTAATTTATATTAGtgtataaattataaaagaaacaTTGTCGTATAGAAACATGAACGCGATAACGTCACCGAGAAACCGAGATACAAATGTTGATATTGATTACAAATACGTCAATTGTCTTTAAATCGCTAAAAAACGAGCATTCATCTGATTTTATTTCAATCCATGCGAATAAGAATAAAACTAAATTGTAGAAAGTGTTTTATTGATCGCAGGACGTGTCTTTATTACTTAACCTTCAAAAGAGTATGCAccccaataaaaataaaaatgtatactgTACTACTAGTATTTGACACTCACAGAGTAATTCTATACAGTAATGTAGTGACAAATAAAAGAAACGGTGACAACAACGATTTTAGGTAATTTAAGGGGTATATATAATGACCCAAATAACGTGCAAAATTGTGTTCGATTTTTAAATCGATGAATGGACGCCATATGTGAATTAAACATGATAGTTAAAGAAACTGGGATGGTCAATTAGGATGAAGACTTTGGACactaattttaaatgttttaaatcaaatttattttgACTTATCTTGATTTAATGAAATGTATGTGTATTAAATTTTTAACACGCACACTATCACACAATCGAAATAAACCACCTGAATGAATATCAGTATAACCTGTTGTTACTGTGGTGTATCGTGGAATGCGACATTTACTCTGACACACAGTTAAACAAAGACATTATTTTGCTGTTAAAATCTTATTTTACACCGTGTAGCGAAACACGTCTTAACTTGCAAGCTTTAATTTCTGTTATCTGCTGCATATTTATATGACCTTTAGGTGACACGAGCTCTTCAACATTTTCAGAAAATCTACCAAAACATCCAATGATTAAAATACACGGATCTTGCACATGTTCGCTTATAAAGAGCAAGATTTAGCGATATGATGATGAAAAAAAGGTCGTGAAGCGCTTTTAATTACTTTTTCAATGTTTCTTATGGTGAAATCTAGCGACAGTATACGCTCGCTCGTATATTTCTTGTACAGATATAAATGAAAGAGCTAATGCCACAACTTTTTTGAGTCAAACAAGTTTTAATAAAGTGCTCGAACAATCGAAGCTCCGAGACAATATGTTATGTTGCGACCAAATACTTGGGCATATTCTTTAGTTTGCATTTTCCATGATTGAGAGCTTTATAACCACcataaatgtatatggtttgtgtAGTGGTTTATTTTCATCATACGGTTTGCGatgtaacgtttttttttaaataagacgctCTCACGcaaaattaatagaaaaaaacaatttggctgcaaaattaaataaataaattaaaaatatgtatgtataataaacAAGTTGAGCATTGACTGTCATTGCGTGCTGGAAAAGGTATAGATCGCCGACGCTAGTATATGTAACATTTCCGTTTAGGAATTGCTTTTCGAGTGGTTATCTCTGCGGCGTtccttaaagtaacataaatactcaaaatcaacgaataatttgcaaaatatttcgtacaattaagttaacccatacaaagtcagtgttccttatagcaactGGCTGAAtgttaacgctagatgtggtatggtaacacagatttaacgagactcttaatttttgttttaatttatttttggcacaatatattccattttaatttcctgcaacgatataatattcatacgaaacacgaacactcacttggtacatgaacatgtgttgaagaTATTGTACCGCAAAAaactaaaatgagcattttgtatcatgtaaatcaatgttaccagacaACGTATAGCGTTGCAATTTCGGCTATTGCTACTAGGAACAtagatttgtatatgtgttaacgtttttttttcgaaatatttacGAGATGTTCTTTGATTTTtagggtttatgggcttttaaatcTTCCATTATGGCAGTTTTCAGATAGACGCGCTCGTCGAGATAACTCTTGGCGGTAAATTGACAGCGTTCTGGCGTTGTTGTCTGACATGTCAAGAAGTTTAGATATGTATGCATTTTTCACCAAACCATAGCGTTCATTGTTCAGGCGTCATCAGCTTGAATTGGTGAATAAAGGACCTGCGATATGAGTGATTGCGAAAATCCTTCAACGTGTTGACTTTATTGTCTTGTTTGTCCGCTTTGAATATCTGGCGGGTTGATTTGCACAGGGTTCAGTGTCGTAATGAACAGGTTATCTTCTGTAAGTGACATGCTTACGCAATAACCCGCGATGTTCATTTGAACTGTTTTTCAAATGTTCCACTGTACTCATTCTTCTCGATAAATACGCAGGGATTTTTTGCGAATGCTGTGCAACATTTCGACTCATTTAATATTATGACTGAGTCAAACTTTGGCTTGCATTTTATTGGCCCGAAACGTGAATTGGAAATCAACTTTGTACAACCATCGTGTTGCAATAGTAGCACGTCAGATTGTGCTCTTATAGGTCCCATTTTTGAATCAAGTTAAATCAAATATTTGcattcattttgtttaatattgtcaatattatacttgtatttgttaattatgtaaatgactctttttttcaaaattgactTTGAAGTGTAAAAATGCCCCATTAATAAGTGATGTGAACATATTTACACGTGGTAATGTATAATCCTGTCAAAAGTGTGAGCACCTTGAGTTCAGtaatttaagtaataattaaataaacaaaccttCGACTTGGCCAGACTTACCACTTATGCGCACGTCAGTTGTGGCATTTGTAAAATAATGAGACAACATGCTCATGTGACTCTTGTTTTCAAAAATCAAACGCTAACGAAATATAATGTCTAAACCATTTAGTTTCGCCAAATACAAACACATATCACACGTCTGAAGaaaattaacccatgtatgccttgtggactctcccaaccttacaaattggatcaatttattaacaaaagtagggatgtctagtatacgtttttctatatttagaatatttctctcagaaattcctttaagcaaacagcgcagaccctgatgagacgccgcattgcggcgtctcatcttggtcttcgctgtttgccaaggccttttttctagacgctatgcataaatgggttaacgtatTTACTCACAGTAAGTCGTTGAAGGACATAGAATTGGCTTAAATATAGTAAACTCATTTATtatttgtaagtttgtataaTCATATATACCTTTAAAATGGACATTACGTCAATCAGGCAGCCTTTGAAAAAGAAAAATGGCGTATCTACACATTACTTtaaatattgctttcaaacaACAATGACTCTTTAAAGttaccttttcacaaattttggcatttattgaggtttgatattaaatgctttaaatgtaaacatgggaactaaatagctctggtacagaaaaaaaatacaataaagaaagaaaacaatcttaaactgggctcgaaccacagaTCAAAACCACTAAAATTCCAGCACTTAAAACACTAGGCCCTCCGTGCTCATATTATGAGAgatgaatattatattttatatagccAATCGTGatagtgtcacacaatataacgataacaacagaactctcaaaatgttcaatcgtttcgcgtttgtaacgctttataattttcaggtttttaaatctaaaaaagtgcatataatggatattttcgagcatggtaaatgttcagtattactttttcctcgcAAACTACAACTAAAATTTGCGAACCAAAAttactatttttaattttgtcaatttaccaaaacgttaaaaggtccctttaatggtCATAATTCGTTAATAAAGCCACTGTGTTGCTATGAAGCTTGCAAGAGCCATTAGGAACATGGATACATGAGCTGTCCTGTCGGATGTGTTACAGAGATCTGTAGCGCAGACACATGTATCGCCAGTGAAACCGTTTTCTGTACCCGATTCGCACCCGTCGTAAGGCAACCGCTCAGTTAAGCAATCTCTCTGTACACCTGTGAAGTAAAAACGACAGTGGCCACTAACAATCTTAACTCTGAATTGTTTCGACTTTTTTTCGAGataattattaatgttattaataatatttattattattagtattgcGCAACTTACAATAAATCGACTTTAATtttacaagaaatatattttccgacgaaaaaaacaaacatccaTATTTGAGACTTTAAATAGATTATTAGAACTCAATGATAATTCTCTGATTAAATTcatctgtttgtaaaacacgttGTGTTATTCTGAGCCGATTCACGCACGTCCAGTTGTAACAAATTGGATCATCTTGTAAAATATTAACTTGAATGTCTATACTTGAAAGATATTACCCCTTAAGCGGATCTTATATATTAGATGGTCGTTACCCTGTATGTTGTTCTTCTTGCCTTTAATTTTAACGCACTGTGCGCATCCAGTTTTCTGAATGGCATCACTGAACGGGTCGTCGCAGCCGTTGTTGTCGCGTGTGTTGCACTCATAACAGCGAATCGCCTCCGCCGAACCTGATGAAGTACGACATAAATGAAAGCGATTTGTTCTAAGACTAAACTGCTTACAGTCAGAGGAATTCATAAGGACAGAATATCATACTAATCATTacaaatatactaaaacaaagCGATTGTTTGTTTAAACTAATCAATATGTAAAGTAgttgtcgtcgtagtagtagtagtagtagaagaagtagtaattaCTTCttaatgaaattataaaaaataaatgcaatacacTTCTTATaaactaataaataataatttcttaCATGCAAATGCTGCCAGtaacaaaacacataaaatataGCGAAGTGTTTTATCCATGGTCAGTGTTCTCTTAAGACTTGTCTTGCATAAATGAATAATTTTTCTGAGGGTGAAGTCGTAAAGAATCTATTGATAAAGCCCTCAAAAGTCCTTAAAGATAAGTGTTCAAATGGTTCGTTCGGgatacatttaaagaaaaagatTAAGCCCATTTTTAGAAAATTGATCACGTCAAATACTCATGCTAATGCAACTTTGTCTTCTGGGGATTTGCCTAAGATTAGCAACCATAGTAACAATAATACACATTGATTGTACCATTGTGATATAAACATAACGTTAAAGGGAGATTAtaagattttttcaaatatttatgaatttatatgaaatgtgtaaacaacttattatacatatatttcaatataaattaaaataaaagttaagaagaacgtgtgtcGAAAAAATGCGAAAGAAGCAAGATATTTAATAATGAAATCGAAAATGattgtacagtcgaattcgccagcatgtttatcatgcatctacgatgtgaatctaaatttagttttacggctcattttaatttactgaaacgatatctattcatacgacacacgaacactaactccgatcctaataaaaacacgaatgcttcggttattgtaggaaaatttgAACGAAATATCTtcttcacaatcggctcggggcgctaatttgtctttgctgcattttatgaaattcgtcatcaatgtataattgttcttgtcaatttcgtgttattgtaacatatttttatcaaaatattacaatttaacacatataaaactcGTGTAATATCCCTTTAATGTATGGCAATTAGGCAATAGTTCCGTTGTTAGGGATAT
This is a stretch of genomic DNA from Dreissena polymorpha isolate Duluth1 chromosome 7, UMN_Dpol_1.0, whole genome shotgun sequence. It encodes these proteins:
- the LOC127838922 gene encoding protein quiver-like; the encoded protein is MDKTLRYILCVLLLAAFACSAEAIRCYECNTRDNNGCDDPFSDAIQKTGCAQCVKIKGKKNNIQGVQRDCLTERLPYDGCESGTENGFTGDTCVCATDLCNTSDRTAHVSMFLMALASFIATQWLY